One Natronomonas moolapensis 8.8.11 genomic region harbors:
- a CDS encoding sodium:solute symporter family protein, translating into MTASLQMGIVVGYLLLALGVGLAAYRVTDRAAEDFYLASRTFGTVVLLFTVFATLLSAFTFFGGPDTAYAFGPEWILVMGLMDGLIFALLWYVVGYKQWLLGQRYGYVTLGELLGDRFGSRSIRALVAGVSLFWLFPYVMLQQIGAGGALAALTDGTVPFAAGATLITGFMIAYVVLAGMRGIAWTDTLQGAFMLVAVWSALLWVLVAVDGGVGTINAGLAATNPEFLALGSGFYTPGTMLTFAISIAFGVAMFPQVNQRFFTAASETVLKRSFALWPLLVLLLFVPAFLLGTWGRGLGLEADIGAGESILPVVLAEYTPAWFAALVVAGAIAAMMSSSDSMLLSGSSYFTRDIYRPLVDDGLSETAEDRLGRAGVVAFAVGALAASVWAEAEAFGAATVGSILVDIGDLAFGGFAQLALPVVVALYWRRTTGTGLAAGVVASQIAYIVFNFLPETGVGSLTLFSDAYLGWGISIYCMLFGLLVTVAVSAATAANPEANVDDHFGLRAD; encoded by the coding sequence GTGACCGCGAGCCTCCAGATGGGGATCGTCGTCGGCTACCTCCTCCTCGCGCTCGGGGTCGGCCTCGCCGCCTACCGGGTCACCGACCGCGCGGCCGAGGACTTCTACCTGGCGAGTCGGACCTTCGGAACCGTTGTGTTGCTGTTCACTGTCTTCGCGACGCTGTTGTCGGCGTTCACCTTCTTCGGCGGGCCGGACACCGCCTACGCCTTCGGGCCGGAGTGGATCCTCGTAATGGGGCTGATGGACGGGCTCATCTTCGCTCTTCTGTGGTACGTCGTCGGCTACAAACAGTGGCTGTTGGGACAGCGCTACGGCTACGTCACGCTGGGCGAGTTGCTCGGCGATCGGTTCGGTTCGCGGTCGATCCGCGCGCTCGTCGCCGGCGTCTCGCTGTTTTGGCTGTTCCCGTACGTCATGCTCCAACAGATCGGCGCGGGCGGGGCCTTGGCCGCCCTCACCGACGGGACCGTCCCCTTCGCTGCTGGGGCGACGCTGATAACGGGCTTTATGATCGCCTATGTCGTGTTGGCGGGGATGCGCGGAATCGCCTGGACGGACACCCTCCAGGGGGCGTTCATGCTTGTTGCGGTCTGGAGCGCGCTGTTGTGGGTGCTCGTCGCCGTCGACGGCGGGGTCGGCACGATCAACGCCGGCCTCGCGGCGACGAACCCCGAGTTCCTCGCGCTCGGCAGCGGGTTTTACACCCCGGGGACGATGCTCACGTTCGCGATCTCGATCGCCTTCGGCGTGGCGATGTTCCCACAGGTCAACCAGCGCTTTTTTACCGCCGCCTCGGAGACGGTGTTGAAACGGTCGTTCGCCCTGTGGCCGCTTCTCGTGTTGTTGCTTTTCGTCCCCGCGTTCCTCCTCGGCACCTGGGGCCGCGGCCTCGGCCTCGAGGCGGACATCGGCGCGGGCGAGAGCATTCTCCCGGTCGTCCTCGCGGAGTACACCCCGGCGTGGTTCGCCGCTCTCGTCGTCGCGGGCGCGATCGCCGCGATGATGTCCTCCTCGGACTCGATGTTGCTGTCGGGATCGTCGTATTTCACCCGCGACATCTACCGCCCGCTCGTCGACGACGGGCTCTCCGAGACGGCGGAGGACCGCCTCGGACGGGCCGGCGTCGTCGCCTTCGCGGTCGGCGCCCTCGCGGCGAGCGTCTGGGCCGAGGCGGAGGCCTTCGGCGCGGCGACGGTCGGATCGATCCTCGTCGACATCGGCGACCTCGCGTTCGGCGGGTTCGCACAGCTCGCACTCCCGGTCGTCGTTGCGCTGTACTGGCGGCGGACGACGGGGACCGGACTCGCTGCCGGCGTCGTCGCCTCCCAGATCGCCTACATCGTCTTCAACTTTCTGCCGGAGACGGGCGTCGGCTCTCTCACCCTGTTTTCGGACGCGTATCTCGGGTGGGGGATCTCGATCTACTGTATGCTCTTCGGCCTCCTCGTGACCGTTGCCGTCTCGGCCGCCACGGCGGCGAACCCCGAAGCGAACGTCGACGATCATTTCGGGCTCCGGGCGGACTGA
- a CDS encoding cupin domain-containing protein produces MEYELVDLDDVPVTDLSGVESVPPDLNIRPVGEHLGLSEMRATVWYFDPGEEIQYHAHSEQEELYFVLEGAFSLKLGRSGETEYVDAGPGTFWVAEPKVGHGHRNVGDDRGVVLSFGAPPVDDPGLNPHDLEHAEF; encoded by the coding sequence ATGGAGTACGAACTGGTAGATCTCGACGACGTGCCGGTGACGGATCTCTCCGGAGTCGAATCGGTTCCACCGGACCTCAACATCAGACCCGTCGGCGAACACCTCGGGCTCTCGGAGATGCGCGCGACGGTGTGGTACTTTGACCCCGGCGAGGAGATCCAGTACCACGCCCACAGCGAACAGGAGGAGCTGTATTTCGTCCTTGAGGGGGCGTTCTCGCTGAAGCTGGGTCGATCCGGCGAGACCGAGTACGTCGACGCCGGACCCGGAACGTTCTGGGTCGCGGAGCCGAAGGTCGGCCACGGGCACCGAAACGTCGGCGACGACCGCGGCGTCGTCCTCTCGTTCGGCGCGCCGCCGGTCGACGACCCCGGGCTCAACCCCCACGACCTCGAACATGCTGAATTCTGA
- a CDS encoding GtrA family protein has translation MRSLLRSLLVGPLAARLRRFVAVGVFTAGVQMGTLWLFVEGAGVNYIVGALVAIEITIVLSYVLNNAWTFRAMRNSGPVEYVVGLCKTNLVRGTAIPIQLAVLYVLVEWQSVPYLAANAVAIVLSGIYRYVLDARWTWG, from the coding sequence ATGCGGTCGCTTCTCCGAAGCCTCCTCGTCGGCCCGCTTGCGGCCCGCCTGCGCCGGTTCGTCGCTGTCGGCGTCTTCACTGCCGGGGTCCAGATGGGGACGCTCTGGCTGTTCGTCGAGGGGGCCGGCGTGAACTACATCGTCGGCGCGCTGGTCGCCATCGAAATTACCATCGTTCTCTCGTACGTGCTCAACAACGCCTGGACGTTCCGGGCGATGCGAAACAGCGGTCCCGTCGAGTACGTCGTCGGCCTGTGTAAGACCAACCTCGTCCGCGGGACGGCTATCCCGATCCAACTCGCCGTCCTCTACGTCCTCGTCGAATGGCAGAGCGTTCCGTACCTGGCGGCGAACGCGGTCGCGATCGTCCTCAGCGGCATCTATCGGTACGTACTCGACGCGCGCTGGACGTGGGGGTGA
- the nadC gene encoding carboxylating nicotinate-nucleotide diphosphorylase, translated as MIPTSTIEAWLREDLGHHDVTNDVPGETEGRLVATERGVAAGIEAATQVFEYLGVESSTAVGAGDRVDAGDVVFRTEGPARETLRGERVAVNVAAHASGIATRTRTALEAARRVSEDVAVAGTRKTTPGLRGVEKRAVAAGGGDTHRLDCSHMVMIKDNHVAELGIERAVERFRERASFATRIEVEAETEAEALAAAEAGADVVLLDNMMPAETAATVEVLPEGVVTEASGGITIESLPEYAATGVDVVSLGSLTHSADALDLSFRIGE; from the coding sequence ATGATTCCGACCAGTACGATCGAGGCCTGGCTCCGCGAGGATCTCGGACACCACGACGTGACGAACGACGTCCCGGGGGAGACCGAGGGCCGGCTCGTCGCCACGGAACGCGGTGTCGCCGCCGGCATTGAGGCGGCGACGCAGGTCTTCGAGTATCTCGGGGTTGAGTCCTCGACAGCGGTCGGCGCCGGTGACCGCGTCGACGCCGGCGACGTGGTGTTCCGGACGGAGGGACCGGCCCGGGAGACACTCCGCGGCGAACGCGTGGCGGTCAACGTCGCGGCCCACGCCTCGGGCATCGCGACGCGGACCCGAACGGCACTCGAGGCGGCCCGCCGCGTCTCCGAGGACGTCGCCGTCGCCGGAACCCGGAAGACGACGCCGGGGTTGCGCGGGGTGGAAAAACGCGCCGTCGCGGCCGGCGGGGGCGACACCCACCGACTCGACTGCTCGCACATGGTGATGATAAAGGACAACCACGTCGCCGAACTGGGGATCGAACGGGCCGTCGAGCGGTTCCGCGAGCGCGCCTCGTTCGCGACCCGGATCGAGGTCGAAGCCGAAACCGAAGCCGAAGCGCTCGCGGCCGCCGAGGCGGGTGCCGACGTCGTCTTGCTCGATAACATGATGCCGGCCGAGACGGCGGCTACCGTCGAGGTCCTTCCCGAGGGTGTCGTGACCGAGGCCAGCGGCGGAATCACCATCGAGTCGCTCCCCGAATACGCCGCGACGGGGGTCGACGTCGTCTCGCTCGGATCGCTGACACACAGCGCCGACGCGCTGGACCTCTCATTCCGGATCGGAGAGTGA
- a CDS encoding DUF3311 domain-containing protein — MASTAERYGWAMVMALLLALAIPWFLWSVDRLVWGLPLWLWWHVGWMLAASVVFWAFSRRAWGIWIVDAGGETA; from the coding sequence ATGGCTTCGACAGCCGAACGGTACGGATGGGCGATGGTGATGGCGCTGCTCCTCGCGCTCGCGATCCCGTGGTTCCTGTGGAGCGTCGACCGTCTCGTTTGGGGACTGCCGCTTTGGCTGTGGTGGCACGTCGGGTGGATGCTCGCCGCGTCGGTCGTCTTTTGGGCGTTCTCCCGGCGTGCGTGGGGAATCTGGATCGTCGACGCGGGCGGTGAGACGGCGTGA
- a CDS encoding CHY zinc finger protein, whose product MPDSVRGVGLDDDTRCAHYGTEQDVVAIRFGCCEAYYACFECHRVLADHSAVPWPVDRREEPAVRCGVCGTSMPAPVYVSTATCPDCGAAFNPDCATHYGRYFGWLEGR is encoded by the coding sequence ATGCCCGACAGTGTACGCGGTGTCGGATTGGATGACGATACCCGGTGTGCACACTACGGAACCGAACAGGACGTCGTCGCCATCCGGTTCGGCTGCTGTGAGGCGTACTACGCCTGTTTCGAGTGCCATCGAGTGCTCGCCGACCACAGCGCAGTGCCGTGGCCGGTCGACCGGCGCGAGGAGCCGGCCGTCCGCTGTGGCGTCTGTGGGACGTCGATGCCCGCGCCGGTGTACGTCTCGACCGCCACCTGTCCTGACTGTGGAGCGGCATTCAATCCGGACTGTGCGACACACTACGGTCGTTATTTCGGGTGGCTCGAAGGGCGGTGA
- a CDS encoding DJ-1/PfpI family protein — MGKQILMIVGDFGEDYEIMVPFQALEMVGHEVHTVCPDKEAGETIKTAIHDFRGDQTYMESRGHDFELNATMAETEPSDYDALCVPGGRAPEYLRTHEPVLEAVRHFFETDKPVAAVCHGPQILAAAGVLEGYELTAYPAVRAECEAAGCSWVDGVVTDGNLVTGQAWPDHPEWLSAFMDLLGDEVSHGEAFAAADD, encoded by the coding sequence ATGGGCAAGCAAATCCTGATGATCGTCGGTGACTTCGGCGAGGACTACGAAATTATGGTGCCGTTTCAGGCGCTCGAGATGGTCGGCCACGAGGTCCACACCGTCTGTCCCGACAAGGAAGCCGGCGAGACGATCAAGACCGCGATCCACGACTTCCGCGGCGATCAGACGTATATGGAGTCCCGCGGGCACGACTTCGAGTTGAACGCGACGATGGCCGAAACAGAGCCGAGCGACTACGACGCCCTCTGTGTGCCCGGCGGGCGCGCCCCCGAGTACCTCCGGACGCACGAGCCCGTCCTCGAGGCGGTTCGGCACTTCTTCGAGACCGACAAGCCGGTCGCGGCGGTGTGTCACGGCCCACAGATCCTCGCCGCTGCCGGCGTCCTCGAGGGCTACGAACTCACCGCCTATCCGGCGGTCAGAGCCGAGTGCGAGGCCGCGGGCTGTTCGTGGGTCGACGGCGTCGTCACCGACGGCAACCTCGTGACCGGGCAGGCGTGGCCGGATCACCCCGAGTGGCTCTCGGCGTTCATGGACCTCCTCGGCGACGAGGTGAGCCACGGCGAGGCGTTCGCGGCGGCCGACGACTGA
- a CDS encoding sulfatase gives MPRDTDISNVVLITVDSLRADAIGAYDPERHTPEMDALAERGTVFEDAFATGNWTPFSFPSIMASRPVFADSDRIGVAETPTLASTLSEAGVSTGGFNAANGFLTEHWGYDEGFDEFEPFVASVGSSIYSRYLATHPTVEAWLQLAMSPARRLGSWLRGTADDRPFLDTSRMFDVEHAASEFLRSADSPFFLWVHYMDTHTPYVPAPRYIREVSEGWVGTHRMLHAHTRTGLGWDVDERTLSELRTLYRAATRQVDASVGRLLDVVSEGGFADETAVVLAGDHGEEFQEHGHLAHYPKLYDELIRVPLIVDVPGAPARRVEGQVGLDSIPPTVADLAGVDSPDAWHGESLAPGVFEGDAPADDPVVSVTVRGEEVTAQPIPRSLDDGDLLVGVRDDEWTYIENTETGVTELYARSADPSQQEDLSVDPTPTQRDVLREFAEIADAHAATLRTGRTDRGDEMDDDLGARLEALGYR, from the coding sequence ATGCCACGTGACACAGACATCTCGAACGTCGTGTTGATAACCGTCGATTCGCTCCGAGCGGACGCGATAGGCGCGTACGACCCCGAGCGACACACCCCCGAGATGGACGCGCTCGCCGAGCGCGGGACCGTCTTCGAGGACGCCTTCGCGACCGGCAACTGGACGCCGTTTTCGTTCCCGTCGATCATGGCCTCCCGGCCCGTCTTCGCGGATTCCGACCGGATCGGGGTCGCCGAGACCCCGACGCTCGCGTCGACGCTCTCGGAGGCCGGCGTCTCGACGGGCGGATTCAACGCCGCGAACGGGTTTCTCACGGAGCACTGGGGCTACGACGAGGGATTCGACGAGTTCGAGCCGTTCGTCGCGAGCGTCGGCTCCAGCATCTACAGCCGCTATCTCGCCACCCATCCGACGGTCGAGGCGTGGCTCCAGTTGGCGATGTCGCCGGCCCGCCGTCTCGGGTCGTGGCTCCGCGGGACGGCCGACGATCGACCGTTCCTCGACACCTCCCGGATGTTCGACGTCGAACACGCCGCGAGCGAGTTCCTCCGGTCGGCCGACTCGCCGTTTTTCCTCTGGGTGCACTACATGGACACCCACACGCCCTACGTTCCAGCCCCGCGGTACATCCGCGAGGTCTCCGAGGGGTGGGTCGGCACCCACCGGATGTTGCACGCCCACACCCGGACCGGGCTGGGGTGGGACGTCGACGAACGGACGCTCTCGGAGCTCCGGACGCTGTATCGGGCGGCCACCCGGCAGGTCGACGCCAGCGTCGGGCGACTCCTCGACGTGGTCTCCGAGGGTGGCTTCGCCGACGAGACGGCCGTCGTCCTCGCGGGCGACCACGGCGAGGAGTTCCAAGAGCACGGCCACCTCGCGCACTACCCGAAGCTCTACGACGAACTGATCCGCGTGCCGCTGATCGTCGACGTCCCCGGCGCGCCCGCCCGCCGGGTCGAGGGGCAGGTCGGTCTCGATTCCATCCCGCCGACCGTCGCGGATCTCGCCGGCGTCGACTCGCCGGACGCCTGGCACGGCGAGTCGCTAGCCCCGGGCGTGTTCGAGGGGGACGCCCCGGCCGACGACCCGGTCGTGTCCGTCACGGTTCGTGGTGAGGAGGTGACCGCACAGCCGATCCCGCGCTCGCTCGACGACGGCGACCTGCTCGTAGGCGTTCGGGACGACGAGTGGACGTACATCGAAAACACAGAGACCGGGGTGACGGAGCTGTACGCCCGATCCGCCGACCCGTCCCAACAGGAGGACCTCTCTGTGGACCCGACGCCGACACAACGCGACGTCCTCCGGGAGTTCGCGGAGATCGCCGACGCCCACGCCGCCACGCTGCGGACGGGGCGGACGGACCGGGGCGACGAGATGGACGACGACCTCGGGGCGCGCCTCGAAGCGCTCGGCTACCGGTAG
- the hmgA gene encoding hydroxymethylglutaryl-CoA reductase (NADPH), with protein MDTDELVTAVEDGDLRLHELEQHADADVATAARRRLLADETGADLETTGAYAFDAAAAEPNIENMVGAAQVPMGVVGPVAVDGAAVAGEPYLPLATTEGALVASVNRGCAAMRAAAGATARVLKNAMTRAPVFRVEGVAEASETAAWVRDNADRLAATAESTTGHGELRDVTPYVVGDNVFLRFAYDTKDAMGMNMATIATEAACETVESETPANLVALSGNLCSDKKPAAINSVEGRGRTVAADVVLPREVVEGYFGTTPEAISEANTRKNLVGSAKAGSLGFNAHAANTVAAAFLATGQDIAQVVEGSNAITTADVRDGHLYASLTIASLELGTVGGGTKLPTQREGLDVVGVRGGGNPPGTNADALAEVITTAALAGELSLLGALASNHLASAHEELGR; from the coding sequence ATGGATACCGACGAACTCGTCACCGCCGTCGAGGACGGCGATCTGCGGCTTCACGAACTCGAACAGCACGCCGACGCCGACGTTGCGACGGCGGCCCGCAGGCGGCTCCTCGCCGACGAGACCGGGGCGGATCTCGAAACTACTGGGGCCTACGCCTTCGACGCCGCCGCCGCCGAACCCAACATCGAGAACATGGTGGGGGCGGCGCAGGTGCCGATGGGCGTCGTCGGCCCGGTCGCCGTCGACGGCGCCGCGGTGGCGGGCGAGCCGTATCTCCCGCTCGCGACGACCGAGGGTGCGCTGGTCGCCTCTGTCAACCGCGGCTGTGCGGCGATGCGGGCGGCCGCGGGTGCCACGGCGAGAGTATTAAAAAACGCTATGACCCGCGCGCCGGTGTTCCGGGTCGAGGGCGTCGCCGAGGCGAGCGAAACCGCAGCCTGGGTCAGGGACAACGCCGACCGCCTCGCGGCCACCGCCGAGTCGACGACGGGCCACGGGGAGTTGCGGGATGTGACGCCCTACGTCGTCGGAGACAACGTCTTCCTCCGGTTCGCCTACGACACGAAGGACGCGATGGGCATGAATATGGCCACGATCGCGACCGAGGCCGCGTGCGAAACCGTCGAGTCCGAGACCCCGGCCAACCTCGTCGCCCTGTCGGGCAACCTCTGCAGCGACAAGAAGCCGGCGGCGATAAACAGCGTCGAGGGACGCGGCCGGACCGTCGCGGCCGACGTGGTGCTCCCACGCGAGGTAGTCGAGGGGTACTTCGGGACGACCCCGGAGGCCATCAGCGAGGCCAACACCAGAAAGAACCTCGTCGGATCGGCCAAGGCGGGCTCGCTCGGGTTCAACGCCCACGCGGCCAACACCGTCGCGGCCGCCTTTCTCGCCACCGGCCAGGACATCGCCCAGGTCGTCGAGGGGTCGAACGCGATCACGACCGCCGACGTTCGTGACGGACATCTCTATGCGAGCCTCACGATCGCGTCCCTGGAACTCGGAACCGTCGGCGGCGGGACGAAACTCCCGACACAGCGCGAGGGCCTCGACGTCGTCGGAGTTCGTGGCGGTGGCAATCCGCCCGGCACGAACGCGGACGCGCTCGCCGAGGTCATCACCACGGCGGCGCTGGCCGGGGAGCTCTCGCTGCTCGGCGCGTTGGCCTCGAATCACCTCGCGAGCGCTCACGAGGAACTGGGCCGGTGA
- a CDS encoding L-aspartate oxidase — translation MTARTTDVLVVGSGIAGCAAALAAAREGAEVTVASKATRPEDASSWWAQGGIAVSRDDPERFKRDILDASDDTADPEAVDVLVENANDAVEDVLLGTLDVRFDRTASGEEPAASTDGHAAGPSTREGFDFGREAAHSDDRILHVDASTGEAIHVPFLNHLDAHESVEIREDTAALELIRHEGRVYGAMLERGGEVVPTFAGATVLATGGVGDLYPGSTNPAGTTADGIGMAALAGADVADMEYVQFHPTVYTGAAHGAAAGEEDTGGDGGQFLVSEAVRGEGAVLRNGDGERFMPGYHEAAELAPRDVVARAVTAEREATGEVRLDVSPLAFAESFPDLAALCADNGVDYADGIPVAPAEHFLCGGVTVDDCGRSSLEALYAVGETACTGVHGANRLASTSLLEGLVWGLRAGADAAGREPTTVEPPELRDRDPALPEGFAREKFHRLRRVMAGDVGLERSPADLKRARSVLRRLKGEVDAYVRTRTSRSLYELRHAVTAALLIARAAGENDESVGTHYLIDAPEASAD, via the coding sequence ATGACGGCGCGAACGACGGACGTACTCGTCGTCGGATCGGGCATCGCCGGCTGTGCGGCCGCGCTCGCCGCGGCCCGCGAAGGGGCCGAGGTGACGGTCGCCTCGAAAGCGACCCGCCCCGAGGACGCCTCCTCGTGGTGGGCCCAGGGCGGCATCGCCGTCTCGAGGGACGACCCGGAGCGGTTCAAACGGGACATTCTGGACGCGAGCGACGACACCGCTGACCCCGAGGCGGTCGACGTCCTAGTCGAGAACGCCAACGACGCCGTGGAGGACGTGCTGTTGGGGACCCTCGACGTCAGGTTCGATCGCACGGCGTCCGGCGAGGAACCGGCGGCGTCGACAGACGGGCACGCGGCGGGACCGTCGACGCGCGAAGGGTTCGATTTCGGCCGCGAGGCCGCCCACAGCGACGACCGGATCCTCCACGTCGACGCCTCGACGGGCGAGGCGATCCACGTGCCGTTCCTGAATCACCTCGATGCACACGAAAGCGTCGAGATCCGCGAAGACACCGCGGCGCTGGAGTTGATCCGCCACGAGGGACGGGTGTACGGCGCGATGCTGGAACGCGGTGGGGAGGTGGTGCCGACCTTCGCCGGCGCGACGGTGCTCGCGACGGGCGGTGTCGGCGACCTCTACCCCGGTTCCACCAACCCGGCCGGCACGACCGCCGACGGCATCGGGATGGCGGCGCTGGCCGGCGCGGACGTCGCGGATATGGAGTACGTCCAGTTCCACCCGACGGTGTACACCGGGGCGGCACACGGTGCGGCGGCGGGCGAGGAAGACACCGGCGGCGACGGCGGGCAGTTCCTCGTGAGCGAAGCCGTCCGCGGGGAGGGTGCTGTCCTGCGGAACGGCGACGGCGAGCGGTTCATGCCGGGCTATCACGAGGCCGCCGAGCTTGCCCCTCGCGACGTGGTCGCCCGTGCGGTGACGGCCGAGCGCGAGGCGACGGGCGAGGTCCGTCTGGACGTCTCGCCGCTGGCGTTCGCCGAGTCGTTTCCGGACCTCGCGGCACTGTGTGCTGACAACGGCGTCGACTACGCCGACGGCATCCCGGTCGCGCCCGCCGAGCACTTCCTCTGTGGTGGGGTCACCGTCGACGACTGTGGGCGGAGTTCGCTAGAAGCGCTCTACGCGGTCGGCGAGACGGCCTGTACCGGCGTTCACGGCGCGAACCGCCTCGCCTCGACGAGCCTGCTCGAAGGGCTCGTTTGGGGGCTGCGTGCCGGTGCCGACGCGGCCGGCCGCGAGCCGACGACCGTCGAACCCCCCGAGTTGCGGGACCGGGACCCGGCGCTACCGGAGGGCTTCGCCCGCGAGAAGTTCCACCGGCTCCGTCGCGTGATGGCCGGAGATGTCGGGCTCGAACGCAGCCCGGCGGACCTCAAGCGCGCCCGGTCGGTCCTCCGCCGGCTCAAGGGCGAGGTCGACGCCTACGTCCGCACGCGGACCTCGCGGTCGCTGTACGAACTCCGTCACGCCGTCACGGCGGCGCTGTTAATCGCGCGCGCCGCCGGCGAGAACGACGAGAGCGTCGGCACTCACTACCTGATCGACGCCCCGGAGGCGAGCGCCGACTGA
- the nadA gene encoding quinolinate synthase NadA: protein MNEMETADLETDLSLFKYDHLEQLPPAYRTLEETERSDRIAAAKAELGDDVVVLGHNYQRREIVEHADFIGDSYGLSKRAAEADAEYVIFAGVTFMAESADIITDDDQTVLLPSMEASCPMAGMAEALQVDAAWAELTAVVDDDTEIVPITYMNSYADLKAFCAEQGGLVCTSSNAHRAFEYAFENGDKVLFLPDKHLGTNTAHRLDQGDETVEWDPWDAEGTDASEIRENDILLWDGYCQVHERFRVEHVEQIRDDHPDANVIVHPECRREVVAAADEAGSTATIRETVENADPGDTWAIGTEIHLANHLARWHPEVNVLPLCGDACMDCNAMRQIDPNYLTWVLEGLVEGRERNVIEVAPEEKARAELALERMLEIQG, encoded by the coding sequence ATGAACGAAATGGAAACGGCGGACCTCGAAACGGACCTCAGCCTGTTCAAATACGACCATCTCGAGCAACTCCCGCCCGCGTACCGGACGCTGGAGGAAACAGAGCGCAGCGACCGCATCGCGGCCGCAAAGGCGGAACTCGGCGACGACGTCGTCGTGCTCGGCCACAACTATCAGCGCCGCGAAATCGTAGAGCACGCCGACTTTATCGGGGACTCCTACGGACTCTCGAAGCGCGCCGCCGAGGCCGACGCGGAGTACGTGATCTTCGCGGGCGTGACGTTCATGGCCGAGTCGGCCGACATCATCACTGACGACGACCAGACCGTACTCCTGCCGTCGATGGAGGCGTCCTGTCCCATGGCCGGGATGGCCGAGGCGCTACAGGTCGACGCTGCTTGGGCGGAACTCACCGCCGTCGTCGACGACGACACCGAGATCGTTCCCATCACGTATATGAACAGCTACGCGGACCTCAAGGCGTTCTGTGCGGAGCAGGGCGGGTTGGTGTGTACGTCGTCGAACGCCCACCGCGCCTTCGAGTACGCCTTCGAGAACGGTGACAAGGTGTTGTTTCTCCCGGACAAACACCTCGGGACGAACACGGCCCACCGGCTCGACCAGGGGGACGAAACCGTCGAGTGGGACCCCTGGGACGCCGAGGGGACGGACGCGAGCGAAATTCGCGAGAACGACATCCTCCTGTGGGACGGCTACTGTCAGGTCCACGAGCGGTTCCGGGTCGAACACGTCGAGCAGATCCGAGACGACCACCCCGACGCGAACGTGATCGTCCACCCCGAGTGCCGACGCGAGGTCGTCGCGGCCGCCGACGAGGCCGGCTCGACGGCCACGATCCGCGAGACGGTCGAGAACGCCGATCCCGGCGATACGTGGGCGATCGGGACGGAGATCCACCTCGCGAACCACCTCGCCCGGTGGCATCCGGAGGTGAACGTGCTCCCGCTGTGTGGCGACGCCTGCATGGACTGCAACGCCATGCGGCAGATCGACCCCAACTACCTGACGTGGGTCCTCGAGGGACTGGTCGAGGGGCGCGAGCGAAACGTCATCGAAGTCGCCCCCGAGGAGAAAGCGCGGGCGGAACTGGCCCTCGAGCGAATGCTGGAGATCCAGGGATGA
- a CDS encoding universal stress protein has translation MAIETLLAAIGPNDGSRTDELIDAVVDIVEPTDASVVLLHVFSETAYRAGIEEAGFDPDAPPSPGELASRLAGVDAVAAALGDSGLEYDIVGEIGDEKETILRVAGDTDADLLCVSGRKRSPTGKAVFGSTVHELMMDAPCPVLFVREGLSGDAGTAD, from the coding sequence ATGGCGATCGAAACCCTCCTCGCCGCGATCGGTCCGAACGACGGCAGCCGGACCGACGAGTTGATCGACGCCGTCGTCGACATCGTCGAACCGACCGACGCGAGCGTCGTCTTGCTCCACGTTTTCAGCGAAACGGCCTATCGGGCGGGAATCGAAGAAGCCGGGTTCGACCCGGACGCTCCGCCATCGCCCGGGGAACTGGCCTCGCGGCTCGCCGGGGTCGATGCCGTCGCGGCGGCGCTCGGGGACTCCGGCCTTGAGTACGACATTGTGGGTGAGATCGGCGACGAAAAGGAGACGATACTGCGGGTCGCCGGCGATACCGATGCGGATCTGCTGTGCGTTTCGGGTCGGAAGCGGTCGCCGACCGGTAAGGCAGTGTTCGGCAGCACGGTCCACGAACTCATGATGGACGCACCCTGTCCGGTGTTGTTCGTCCGGGAGGGCCTCAGCGGCGACGCGGGGACGGCCGATTGA
- a CDS encoding translation initiation factor IF-2 subunit beta — protein MEYEERLDRALETTPDIEEAADRLSLPDPEVRQEGAATIYENFQTTLDVLGRAGEHVMKHLQSELGTSAHIDERGRLRLTGAFRAGRVREAMEAYVERYVRCPECGLPDTRIETERGAEILRCTACGARSPAGGE, from the coding sequence ATGGAGTACGAAGAGAGACTCGACCGCGCGCTCGAGACGACGCCGGACATCGAGGAGGCGGCGGATCGGCTCTCGCTGCCCGATCCCGAGGTGCGCCAGGAGGGGGCGGCGACAATATACGAGAACTTCCAGACCACCCTCGACGTCCTCGGCCGAGCGGGCGAGCACGTGATGAAACACCTCCAGTCCGAACTCGGGACGAGCGCCCACATCGACGAGCGGGGGCGACTCAGGCTGACCGGGGCGTTCCGGGCCGGCCGCGTTCGGGAGGCGATGGAGGCGTACGTCGAGCGGTACGTCCGCTGTCCGGAGTGTGGTCTCCCGGACACCAGAATCGAAACCGAGCGCGGGGCGGAGATACTCAGGTGTACGGCCTGCGGCGCGCGCTCCCCGGCTGGCGGGGAGTGA